Proteins found in one Cryptosporangium minutisporangium genomic segment:
- a CDS encoding APC family permease: MATATPDRPSLVAASLARSRLGTSQVASFALSAVAPLTVSAGVVPIAFAVTGLTGLPIVFPAVASILALFAVGYIAMVRLVPNAGAFYALITHGLGRQVGVAAAFMAWAGYSCFALALLGSFGAGADGLARDWAGFSAPWWMWALGAWALAGILGLIRIKSVSTVLGVLLLGELLVALMYAAVFLLHPAGGSIPTQTLSPTNLIAPGMGAAIALAVLSFVGFEGPAAYSENTRNQGTVGRAIYTSLAAAAGVYFLFAFALIVTVGQDQIVAVSAEGGANTVFDLAAVHLPAPLVDLGWLFFTTSMFAALVAFRSICDRYQFSLGREGVLPPAFARTSTRTGAPITASLLMSTLSAAVIAVFALTGLDPLLQLFYYGAGLGGFIILALLVLTSIGIVRYFSRIPAEAAQVTRWQGQTAPILATGALLTMLVLVLANFDVLLGVSPHSPLRWALPATVLLPAAGGLVWARILRARQPETYQAIGLGPNAIGRRSTTQAVTETA; this comes from the coding sequence GTGGCAACAGCAACACCCGACCGGCCGAGCCTGGTCGCTGCGTCGTTGGCCCGCAGCCGATTAGGCACCTCGCAAGTAGCGTCGTTCGCGCTCTCGGCGGTGGCGCCGCTGACCGTGTCAGCCGGCGTGGTGCCGATCGCGTTCGCGGTCACAGGGCTGACCGGCCTTCCAATCGTGTTCCCCGCCGTGGCCTCGATCCTGGCCCTATTCGCCGTGGGTTACATCGCGATGGTGCGGCTGGTTCCCAACGCCGGGGCGTTCTACGCGCTGATAACCCACGGTTTGGGGCGACAGGTCGGGGTCGCCGCCGCGTTCATGGCGTGGGCGGGTTATAGCTGCTTCGCGCTGGCTCTACTCGGATCGTTCGGGGCGGGCGCGGACGGTCTGGCCCGCGACTGGGCGGGGTTTTCGGCCCCGTGGTGGATGTGGGCGCTGGGCGCGTGGGCGCTCGCCGGCATCCTGGGCCTGATCCGCATCAAAAGCGTCAGCACGGTCCTCGGAGTCCTGCTGCTCGGCGAGCTGCTGGTTGCCCTCATGTACGCGGCGGTGTTCCTGCTGCACCCGGCGGGCGGCAGCATCCCGACGCAGACCCTGTCGCCAACCAACCTGATCGCCCCGGGCATGGGCGCGGCAATCGCGCTGGCGGTCCTATCCTTCGTCGGTTTCGAGGGCCCGGCGGCGTACTCGGAGAACACCCGCAATCAGGGAACAGTGGGACGCGCTATCTACACGTCCCTTGCCGCAGCCGCCGGTGTCTATTTCCTCTTCGCGTTCGCCCTCATCGTCACCGTCGGGCAGGACCAGATAGTGGCGGTCAGCGCTGAGGGCGGTGCAAATACCGTGTTCGACCTCGCTGCGGTCCACCTCCCCGCCCCTCTGGTCGACCTCGGGTGGTTGTTCTTCACCACCAGCATGTTCGCCGCGCTAGTGGCCTTCCGGTCGATCTGCGACCGCTACCAGTTCAGCCTCGGCCGCGAAGGCGTCTTGCCCCCCGCGTTCGCGCGGACGAGCACCCGCACCGGTGCGCCCATCACCGCGTCCCTGCTCATGAGCACTCTCAGCGCCGCCGTCATCGCCGTCTTCGCCCTCACCGGCCTCGACCCTCTGCTCCAACTTTTCTACTACGGTGCCGGGCTCGGCGGCTTCATCATCCTCGCGCTCCTGGTCCTGACCTCGATCGGCATCGTCCGCTACTTCTCCCGAATCCCGGCCGAGGCCGCCCAGGTCACCCGCTGGCAGGGGCAAACCGCTCCGATCCTGGCTACCGGAGCGCTGCTGACCATGCTCGTCCTGGTCCTCGCCAACTTCGACGTCCTGCTCGGGGTCTCCCCACACTCGCCTCTGCGCTGGGCACTTCCAGCCACCGTCCTCCTACCCGCAGCGGGCGGCCTCGTCTGGGCTCGAATCTTGCGAGCCAGGCAGCCCGAGACGTATCAGGCCATCGGTCTGGGTCCCAATGCGATCGGCCGCCGCAGCACCACCCAAGCCGTGACGGAGACCGCATGA
- a CDS encoding GOLPH3/VPS74 family protein: MKSAEIRWRDAVAPHPINGVGRPVRWPTDPEPGAGARIGRPSVMGQPSTDLVVERTVAAAGTYLADDFWLLAHDRPDGSSWLSSRTLNSGLAGALLAELVLAGLLDVQAGRLKLVSEEAPPDSLMHEVLADLRANPAERDVRTWLDYLAEQESGDASLRVAERLIRAGIVERRERRSLLRRAVRYAPLDARTGWPAVRLQSQAHRNAVAPVRDLMLVGLVGATELTRRVFAEHVSHPDTYVWWCVDRQLPGPLHLLVHEVSAAVGRAAATPL; this comes from the coding sequence GTGAAATCGGCTGAGATCAGGTGGCGTGATGCTGTCGCCCCTCATCCCATCAACGGTGTCGGTCGACCGGTTCGCTGGCCGACAGACCCCGAGCCCGGTGCCGGTGCGCGGATTGGCCGGCCGTCGGTGATGGGTCAACCAAGCACGGATTTGGTGGTGGAGAGGACGGTGGCAGCAGCGGGGACGTACCTGGCCGATGACTTCTGGTTGCTCGCGCACGACCGGCCGGACGGATCGTCGTGGTTGTCCTCGCGCACGCTGAACTCTGGACTCGCAGGCGCGTTGCTGGCCGAGTTGGTGCTGGCAGGGCTTCTGGACGTCCAAGCCGGCCGATTGAAGCTGGTCAGTGAGGAAGCGCCGCCGGATTCGTTGATGCACGAGGTGCTGGCCGATCTGCGGGCGAATCCGGCAGAGCGTGATGTACGGACGTGGCTGGACTATCTGGCGGAACAGGAGTCGGGGGATGCTTCGCTGCGCGTGGCTGAGCGTCTGATCCGCGCCGGCATCGTCGAACGACGCGAACGCCGAAGCCTGCTGCGCAGGGCGGTCCGGTACGCCCCGCTGGACGCCCGAACGGGCTGGCCGGCTGTCCGGCTGCAAAGCCAGGCCCACCGCAACGCGGTTGCGCCGGTCCGGGATCTGATGCTGGTGGGTCTGGTCGGCGCCACCGAGTTGACCCGACGAGTGTTCGCCGAACATGTCTCCCACCCGGACACCTATGTCTGGTGGTGCGTCGACCGGCAACTGCCTGGACCGCTGCACCTCCTGGTGCACGAGGTCAGTGCCGCGGTGGGCAGGGCGGCCGCGACACCGCTGTGA
- a CDS encoding type VII secretion target: MSFRAVPAAMRRAATELDASADDAATFRAYAAKYSEVADEGMGRFADVARTHREFFAELTETLAHLRTVLSDSQIELHQAATYYEQADAQTAADLDATLPAAPRPTYHDSLQPGPGSQPTR; encoded by the coding sequence ATGTCGTTTCGAGCGGTGCCGGCCGCCATGCGGCGGGCCGCGACCGAACTGGACGCGAGTGCGGATGACGCCGCCACGTTCCGCGCCTACGCCGCGAAGTACAGCGAGGTGGCCGATGAGGGAATGGGCCGGTTCGCGGACGTGGCGCGCACGCACCGGGAGTTCTTCGCCGAGCTGACCGAGACGCTGGCCCACCTGCGCACGGTGCTCAGCGACTCCCAGATCGAGCTCCACCAGGCGGCGACCTACTACGAGCAGGCCGATGCGCAGACCGCCGCGGACCTGGATGCCACGTTGCCCGCCGCGCCTCGGCCGACTTACCACGACAGCTTGCAACCCGGCCCGGGAAGCCAGCCGACCCGTTAG
- a CDS encoding lantibiotic dehydratase, translating into MRQIEPLLYRHRGTALLRAAVTPLTDTPGTWPDFDDPDAARDWLYQIWSRPGFSEAVTVASADLAARVDTAVIDPTLSARQLYRLTITVLRYLLRSIGRPTPFGLFAGVAPVRMGAPAAVSWGSAHRPNASVDTLWLDAVLTGLEAVPALLEALDVVFTDLATRRGGRVEVPRGTDRVTVRYTAAVRTVWHAAATPVRFADLVDKLTAEHPGCEANARTMLTALVAERFLITSLRAPATVIDPLGHVLAEIDRVVAATLPESAEQLAALRAVHGILAAHNAHPADPAAVRTAAANRMWELSGRGRTPLAVHLALDAEVSLPASVAEEAASAAGALLRLTNQPTGEPAWRDYYVAFAERYGTGTVVPVRDVLHPDAGLGCPAGMPGSVQGDPVVATPARDQRLLGLAWETLADGHNELVVTDERIDALSDGLTPDGGTAPPHVEVGVTLLAPDTAAIDRGDYLLVVSPARAAGTLTGRFTFVAEGTGLPELYGGLPPGTAGALQAQVSFIPLFPHAENVGRTPLYLPHVLPVGEHRRDGDERLHVDDLAVTAVGGRLYLVSLARRQVVEPQVINGLDLSKQAPPLVRFLTAIPRAGRVRWHEFDWGEAASGLPFLPRVRYRKAILSPARWRLTADELLAGSRPEQQAALDRWRSRWSCPHVVDLKDGSNTLRLDLTVPAHVALLVDHVQRREEAVLLETLSTAADLGWIGGHTHVIAVPLMSDRPPAPSPALASAPLIRNRSHGQLPADLDADWLHAKLFTHPARIDELLALHLPALLDVLPEGTPFWFLRYRSPLESDHLRLRIATPDIGAAAAIPTVTTWAAQLRGDGLCGRLAFDTYYPEVGRYGEGDALDAATAVFAADSAVAIEQLRLVPSGLINTTALVAVGMVELVRGFLGGDHAEAMRWLTDRSTPDTSTDRNSSRQAIAFVHDGPPATWPATLITAWHDRAAAAAAYGRVCPLSAEGVIESLLHMHHNRVVGIDRDHEDACRRLARQIAVSWLARNAA; encoded by the coding sequence ATGCGCCAGATCGAGCCGTTGCTATACCGGCACCGTGGCACTGCCCTGCTGCGTGCCGCCGTGACGCCCCTGACCGACACTCCAGGCACCTGGCCCGACTTCGACGACCCCGACGCCGCGCGGGATTGGCTCTACCAGATTTGGTCCCGCCCAGGATTCTCCGAGGCCGTCACCGTCGCCAGCGCCGACCTCGCCGCCCGTGTCGACACGGCGGTCATCGACCCCACGCTTTCGGCCCGGCAGCTGTACCGGCTGACGATCACGGTTCTGCGTTACCTGCTGCGCTCGATCGGCCGCCCTACGCCGTTCGGTCTATTCGCCGGGGTTGCACCCGTGAGGATGGGCGCCCCGGCCGCAGTCAGTTGGGGCAGCGCGCATCGGCCGAATGCCAGCGTCGACACGTTGTGGTTGGACGCAGTACTCACCGGCTTGGAGGCCGTTCCCGCCCTTCTCGAGGCGCTCGACGTGGTCTTCACTGATCTCGCGACGCGACGCGGTGGGCGTGTCGAGGTGCCGCGCGGCACCGACCGGGTCACCGTGCGGTACACCGCAGCGGTGCGGACGGTGTGGCACGCCGCTGCGACCCCCGTCCGATTCGCTGATTTGGTGGACAAGCTGACCGCCGAGCATCCCGGCTGTGAGGCCAACGCCCGGACGATGCTCACTGCGCTGGTCGCCGAGCGGTTCCTGATCACCAGCCTCCGTGCACCGGCGACCGTCATCGACCCACTCGGCCACGTGCTCGCCGAAATCGACCGGGTGGTCGCGGCGACGCTGCCCGAGTCTGCCGAGCAGCTCGCGGCGCTGCGCGCCGTCCACGGCATCCTGGCCGCACACAATGCCCACCCAGCCGATCCCGCGGCGGTCCGCACCGCAGCCGCGAACCGGATGTGGGAGCTCAGCGGACGGGGGCGAACGCCGCTGGCGGTGCACCTCGCTCTCGACGCTGAGGTGAGCCTGCCCGCATCGGTTGCCGAGGAGGCCGCGTCCGCCGCAGGGGCGCTGCTTCGCCTCACCAACCAGCCGACTGGTGAACCTGCCTGGCGCGACTACTACGTGGCGTTCGCCGAGCGGTATGGCACCGGCACGGTAGTGCCCGTCCGCGACGTCCTCCATCCCGATGCGGGCCTCGGTTGTCCAGCCGGGATGCCCGGCAGCGTCCAAGGCGATCCGGTGGTCGCTACCCCGGCCCGCGATCAGCGGTTGCTGGGATTGGCCTGGGAGACTCTCGCCGACGGCCACAACGAACTCGTCGTCACCGACGAGCGTATCGACGCGCTCTCCGACGGCCTGACGCCCGATGGAGGCACGGCGCCGCCGCACGTCGAGGTCGGCGTCACGCTGCTAGCCCCGGATACGGCCGCGATCGACCGAGGCGACTACTTGCTGGTCGTCTCGCCTGCCCGCGCCGCCGGCACCCTCACCGGCCGATTTACGTTCGTCGCCGAAGGCACCGGCCTGCCCGAGCTGTACGGGGGTCTGCCGCCGGGCACGGCCGGGGCGCTGCAGGCGCAGGTGTCGTTCATACCGCTGTTTCCGCACGCGGAGAACGTCGGCCGTACCCCGCTCTACCTGCCACATGTGCTGCCCGTCGGTGAGCATCGCCGCGATGGCGACGAGCGGCTCCACGTCGACGATCTTGCGGTCACCGCGGTCGGCGGGCGGCTGTATCTGGTCAGCCTCGCTCGGCGGCAAGTCGTCGAGCCGCAGGTCATCAACGGCCTCGACCTGTCCAAGCAGGCTCCCCCTCTCGTGCGGTTCCTCACTGCGATCCCGCGCGCGGGCCGCGTCCGATGGCACGAGTTCGACTGGGGCGAGGCCGCCTCCGGACTGCCGTTCCTGCCCCGCGTCCGCTATCGCAAGGCCATCCTCTCTCCAGCCCGATGGCGTCTGACTGCGGACGAGTTGCTCGCTGGCAGCCGTCCCGAGCAGCAGGCCGCGCTCGACCGGTGGCGTAGCCGCTGGTCGTGCCCACACGTCGTCGACCTCAAGGACGGCAGCAACACTCTGCGGCTGGACCTCACCGTGCCCGCGCACGTCGCGCTGCTCGTCGATCACGTCCAGCGCCGGGAAGAGGCGGTGCTCCTCGAAACGCTGAGCACCGCTGCGGACCTTGGGTGGATCGGCGGCCACACCCATGTAATCGCGGTACCTCTCATGAGCGACCGGCCCCCGGCACCTTCGCCCGCGCTTGCGTCCGCGCCACTGATCCGCAACCGAAGCCACGGGCAGCTGCCCGCCGACCTCGACGCCGACTGGCTGCACGCCAAGCTGTTCACCCATCCCGCGCGCATCGACGAATTGCTTGCACTTCACCTGCCTGCGCTGCTCGACGTCCTTCCCGAGGGCACTCCGTTCTGGTTCCTGCGCTATCGCAGTCCGCTCGAGAGCGACCATCTGCGGCTGCGCATCGCCACCCCCGATATCGGCGCGGCTGCTGCGATCCCTACCGTGACCACCTGGGCCGCGCAGCTGCGCGGCGACGGCTTGTGCGGTCGACTCGCCTTCGACACCTACTACCCCGAGGTCGGTCGCTATGGCGAGGGCGACGCTCTCGATGCGGCGACTGCGGTGTTCGCCGCAGACTCCGCGGTGGCCATTGAACAGCTTCGGCTAGTGCCATCTGGCCTGATCAACACCACAGCGCTCGTAGCGGTCGGAATGGTCGAGCTCGTCCGCGGATTCCTGGGAGGCGACCACGCTGAGGCGATGCGGTGGCTAACCGACCGGAGCACCCCCGACACCTCCACCGACCGGAATAGCAGCCGGCAGGCAATTGCGTTCGTCCATGACGGACCACCGGCCACGTGGCCCGCGACGCTGATTACCGCCTGGCACGACCGTGCAGCAGCAGCCGCTGCCTACGGCCGCGTCTGCCCGCTTTCGGCCGAGGGCGTCATCGAGTCGCTTCTGCACATGCACCACAACCGCGTCGTCGGCATCGACCGCGACCACGAAGACGCCTGCCGCCGCCTAGCCCGACAGATCGCCGTGTCCTGGCTCGCTCGGAACGCGGCGTGA
- a CDS encoding GNAT family N-acetyltransferase, protein MNAPRTHTIYRAGPDHYGDLGAFGALIGSAFASLSAVRWLVPGNPTVHGDLTGPGNPASRAVVFARWAELQTADALSRGHVDVIDVDHVPVAIAVWFTNPHAKPAPDYDQQLHRAVGRSHIDRFRSLEATMGAAHPSGDHHHLLLLAVRPDQQNQGHGSALLTHHHQTLDRVGVPAYLEAASPESSRLYLRHGYTHLGGPLTLPGNHAPDLWPMWRDPQRAETHQQPRL, encoded by the coding sequence ATGAACGCGCCCCGTACCCACACGATCTATCGTGCGGGCCCCGACCACTACGGCGACCTCGGCGCTTTCGGCGCGCTGATCGGCAGCGCCTTCGCCAGCCTGTCCGCCGTCCGCTGGCTGGTGCCTGGCAACCCGACCGTCCACGGCGACCTGACCGGCCCGGGCAATCCGGCCAGCAGGGCGGTCGTGTTCGCCCGGTGGGCCGAGTTGCAGACCGCCGACGCCCTGAGCCGCGGCCACGTCGACGTTATCGACGTCGACCACGTCCCGGTCGCCATCGCGGTCTGGTTCACCAATCCGCACGCCAAACCCGCACCGGACTACGACCAACAACTCCATCGCGCAGTCGGACGCAGCCACATCGACCGGTTCCGCAGCCTCGAGGCCACGATGGGCGCCGCGCACCCGAGCGGCGACCACCACCACTTGCTCCTACTGGCCGTCCGGCCCGACCAGCAGAATCAGGGCCACGGATCAGCGCTGCTCACCCACCATCACCAAACGCTAGACCGGGTCGGCGTCCCGGCCTACCTGGAAGCCGCCAGCCCGGAGAGTTCCCGCCTCTACCTGCGACATGGCTACACCCATCTCGGCGGACCGCTGACCCTGCCCGGCAACCACGCCCCAGATCTGTGGCCCATGTGGCGGGATCCACAACGCGCCGAGACGCACCAACAGCCCCGTCTGTAA
- the fxlA gene encoding FxLD family lanthipeptide — MLTETHDDFVLDVQVTTDTAVAQGAAAPCTTNDGCAPTCASSCASAV; from the coding sequence ATGCTCACCGAAACGCACGATGACTTCGTCCTCGACGTCCAGGTCACCACGGACACGGCGGTGGCGCAGGGCGCGGCGGCGCCGTGCACGACCAACGACGGCTGCGCGCCGACGTGCGCATCGTCGTGCGCGTCCGCCGTCTGA
- a CDS encoding SAM-dependent methyltransferase, which translates to MTLDAASRGTGWSADGRQIDVHVAHPARRYDYWLGGQDNFAADRASGDAVAAVFPSIRVAAAENRGFLRRAIRYLTADAGVRQFLDVGTGLPTANNTHDIAQTIAPEARIVYVDNDPLVLVHARALLTSAPRGRTAYLDADLRDPDSILGHEQLPEILNFGEPVGLVLAAILHFIADADDPARLVRHYLDALPRGSYLVLSHAACDDMDPATAEAVAAAATSNASGAFQLRTHDQISRFFDGLTLVPPGLTSTATWRADHEPEPRPADEEVSTWAGVAYKS; encoded by the coding sequence ATGACCCTTGATGCCGCGAGTCGCGGGACGGGCTGGTCGGCAGACGGTCGACAGATCGACGTCCACGTCGCGCACCCGGCCCGCCGATATGACTACTGGCTCGGCGGTCAGGACAACTTCGCCGCCGATCGCGCATCCGGCGACGCCGTCGCCGCCGTGTTCCCATCCATTCGAGTCGCAGCCGCGGAGAACCGTGGCTTCCTACGACGCGCGATCCGCTATCTGACCGCAGACGCTGGTGTGCGCCAGTTTCTGGACGTCGGCACCGGATTGCCGACGGCTAACAACACCCACGACATCGCGCAGACCATCGCACCTGAGGCACGCATCGTGTACGTCGACAATGACCCCCTCGTCCTCGTGCATGCCAGGGCCCTGCTGACTAGCGCCCCACGGGGCCGGACCGCGTATCTCGACGCCGACCTGCGCGATCCGGACAGCATTCTGGGCCACGAACAGCTACCCGAAATCCTGAACTTCGGCGAACCCGTTGGGCTGGTGCTGGCCGCGATCCTGCACTTCATCGCCGACGCGGACGATCCTGCCCGGCTCGTACGTCACTATCTGGATGCGCTGCCCAGGGGCAGCTACCTGGTGCTTTCTCATGCCGCGTGCGACGACATGGATCCGGCCACGGCGGAAGCCGTGGCCGCCGCTGCCACCAGCAACGCCAGCGGCGCGTTCCAGCTGCGCACCCACGATCAGATCTCCCGGTTCTTTGACGGCCTGACGCTCGTTCCGCCCGGTCTTACCTCCACCGCGACCTGGCGCGCCGACCACGAACCCGAACCGCGGCCCGCCGACGAGGAGGTCTCCACGTGGGCCGGCGTCGCCTACAAATCCTGA
- a CDS encoding SAF domain-containing protein — MGGPRRRRRAWVIGGAVLVLVCALGSAYWWSHTSGRIAALAVAADVPAGQVLTDRDLRTVQVAADSTVSLVPASQRESVVGQTAAVPLAAGSLLSRSMLGAPAPPQTGQAMVAMPVDAGRFPPSLTAGSTVTVVAIGTRQDSAPAATPSAVPGGSGPRWPGVVLAVAPAADGRGGAVVTLRMAAADATDVAATGAVALVERHPGEN; from the coding sequence GTGGGCGGTCCGCGGCGGCGACGACGAGCGTGGGTGATCGGCGGCGCCGTGCTGGTGCTGGTCTGCGCGCTGGGATCGGCATACTGGTGGTCGCACACCTCCGGGCGGATCGCGGCGCTCGCGGTGGCGGCCGACGTACCTGCCGGGCAGGTTCTGACCGACCGCGATCTCCGTACCGTGCAGGTCGCCGCGGACTCGACCGTGTCGCTTGTGCCTGCCTCGCAGCGGGAAAGTGTCGTCGGTCAGACCGCCGCGGTGCCGCTGGCAGCGGGGTCCCTGTTGAGCCGGTCGATGCTAGGCGCTCCTGCGCCACCGCAGACCGGTCAGGCGATGGTGGCCATGCCGGTGGACGCTGGCCGGTTCCCGCCTTCGCTGACGGCCGGATCGACCGTGACCGTCGTGGCGATCGGCACCAGGCAGGACAGTGCACCGGCCGCGACGCCGTCGGCGGTGCCGGGCGGCTCAGGCCCGCGGTGGCCAGGGGTGGTGCTCGCGGTGGCTCCGGCCGCCGACGGACGCGGCGGGGCGGTGGTGACGCTGCGGATGGCCGCCGCGGACGCCACGGACGTGGCCGCCACCGGCGCGGTGGCGCTGGTCGAGCGGCATCCCGGAGAGAACTGA